A region of Nitrosomonas stercoris DNA encodes the following proteins:
- a CDS encoding IS5 family transposase ISStma16, with amino-acid sequence MKNTDTADQKGYDAGKKVSGIKRHIAVDTLGLPHAIAVTTAEVTDRDGALQALKRCRSSLGQVQGLLCDSGYTGAPFAESVQEILGKPVTVQIAKRSKLHTFKVMPRRWIVERSFAWLEKCRRLWKNCERKLDTSLQLIHLAFLALLLRRS; translated from the coding sequence GTGAAGAATACAGACACGGCTGACCAGAAAGGCTATGACGCCGGCAAGAAGGTGTCGGGCATCAAGCGCCATATCGCTGTTGATACCTTGGGGTTGCCGCACGCCATTGCAGTGACGACAGCGGAAGTGACTGACCGTGACGGTGCATTGCAGGCCTTGAAGCGTTGCAGATCGAGTTTAGGGCAAGTACAAGGTTTGCTGTGTGACAGTGGCTATACTGGAGCACCATTTGCCGAAAGTGTGCAAGAAATTCTGGGCAAACCTGTCACCGTGCAGATCGCCAAACGCAGCAAACTGCATACCTTCAAGGTTATGCCCAGGCGATGGATAGTGGAACGTAGTTTCGCCTGGCTGGAAAAGTGCCGAAGATTATGGAAAAACTGCGAACGTAAACTTGATACCAGCTTGCAGCTCATTCATTTGGCTTTCTTGGCACTATTACTCAGAAGATCGTAA
- a CDS encoding regulator of nucleoside diphosphate kinase, with protein sequence MSVKPKIMLSSLDAERLEILLESLPENAFPGREDLEAELARADVVDPEEIPSTVVTMNSTVKFEVTSSTEAFCLTLVYPKDVDTSGKTISVLAPVGSALLGLSQGDEIEWPKPGGGVLRVRIMEVTYQPERSGKYYR encoded by the coding sequence ATGAGTGTAAAACCTAAAATAATGCTTTCTTCGCTTGATGCGGAAAGATTAGAAATATTATTAGAATCTCTGCCTGAAAATGCCTTTCCAGGCAGAGAAGATTTAGAAGCCGAACTTGCACGTGCTGACGTAGTTGACCCGGAAGAAATTCCATCTACGGTAGTTACTATGAATTCCACCGTCAAATTTGAGGTGACTTCCTCCACTGAAGCATTCTGTCTCACTTTGGTTTACCCCAAAGATGTTGATACCAGCGGGAAAACCATTTCGGTACTTGCACCGGTTGGTAGCGCGTTACTTGGATTGTCGCAAGGAGATGAAATAGAATGGCCCAAACCAGGTGGGGGAGTGCTGCGTGTGCGTATTATGGAAGTCACTTATCAGCCGGAACGGTCGGGCAAATATTATCGATAA
- a CDS encoding glycerol kinase: protein MTNNKQQATILAIDQGTSSTRAILFSETLEVLAIQQKKLQLYYPHKGWVEQNPETIWQDTLEVCKQVLADKVATVAAIGITNQRETTILWERNTGKPIYPAIVWQDRRTAIDCERLKTAGNEAMVTARTGLLFDPYFSATKLAWLLDNVADARARAERGELAFGTVDSYLLWQLTGGKVHATDVTNAARTLLFNIVEQKWDAELLALFNIPDAVLPIVLDNAAEFGKTDTSLFGREIQIGGMAGDQHAALIGQRCFRPGMVKSTYGTGCFALMNIGATFRASQHRLLTTPAYRLNGRTTYAIEGSIFIAGAAIQWLRDALGFFQEAAASEALALSVPDNNEVYFIPAFIGLGAPHWRPDARGIISGLSGETTKAHIVRAALEAQAYQTLDLMTAIEADGQHQADVIRIDGGLTANQFMCQFLADMLNKPIEVPQTTEATALGAAILAGLTAGVFASLEATERYWQRDKIYSPIMPKAERERLYTGWKTALQSLISI from the coding sequence ATGACGAATAACAAACAACAAGCAACCATTTTGGCCATTGATCAGGGAACCAGCAGCACACGCGCCATCCTGTTTTCAGAAACGTTGGAAGTGCTGGCAATACAGCAAAAAAAGTTACAGCTATATTATCCGCACAAAGGTTGGGTTGAGCAAAACCCAGAAACAATTTGGCAAGATACTCTCGAAGTTTGTAAACAGGTGCTAGCAGATAAAGTAGCAACAGTTGCTGCAATCGGCATTACTAATCAGCGTGAAACCACCATTTTGTGGGAACGTAACACCGGAAAACCCATTTATCCAGCAATTGTTTGGCAAGATCGTCGCACTGCAATCGATTGTGAACGACTAAAAACAGCTGGTAACGAGGCAATGGTAACAGCTCGGACCGGATTGCTCTTTGATCCCTATTTCTCAGCCACTAAACTTGCCTGGTTGCTGGATAATGTTGCTGATGCGCGCGCCAGGGCAGAGCGTGGAGAATTGGCATTTGGAACAGTGGACAGTTATCTGCTATGGCAGCTAACAGGCGGTAAAGTACACGCAACCGATGTCACAAATGCAGCACGAACATTATTATTTAATATTGTTGAGCAGAAATGGGATGCAGAACTGCTGGCATTATTTAATATTCCAGATGCAGTTTTACCAATAGTGCTCGATAATGCTGCTGAGTTCGGCAAGACTGATACTTCTCTATTCGGTAGAGAAATTCAAATTGGAGGAATGGCAGGGGATCAGCATGCAGCCTTGATAGGGCAAAGATGTTTTCGACCAGGCATGGTCAAATCTACTTATGGCACCGGTTGTTTTGCATTAATGAATATCGGAGCAACCTTCAGAGCCTCGCAGCATCGTTTATTAACAACACCTGCCTATCGTTTAAATGGACGCACGACATATGCCATTGAAGGCTCCATTTTTATCGCAGGCGCGGCAATACAATGGTTGCGCGATGCGTTAGGCTTCTTTCAGGAAGCTGCTGCTAGTGAAGCATTGGCATTAAGCGTTCCTGATAATAACGAAGTTTATTTCATCCCGGCCTTCATTGGCCTAGGTGCACCGCATTGGCGTCCTGATGCACGTGGCATCATCAGTGGTTTATCAGGAGAAACGACAAAAGCACATATCGTTCGCGCAGCATTAGAGGCGCAAGCGTATCAAACACTAGATTTAATGACAGCTATAGAAGCGGATGGTCAACACCAAGCAGATGTAATACGCATAGACGGCGGCTTGACCGCCAATCAATTCATGTGCCAATTTCTGGCCGATATGTTGAATAAACCAATAGAAGTACCCCAAACGACTGAAGCAACAGCACTAGGAGCAGCTATTCTGGCCGGCTTAACAGCTGGTGTGTTTGCCTCGCTGGAAGCAACTGAACGATACTGGCAACGCGACAAAATTTATTCGCCCATCATGCCAAAAGCTGAAAGAGAACGCTTATACACAGGCTGGAAAACAGCGTTACAGTCACTCATATCCATCTAA
- a CDS encoding putative bifunctional transcriptional, translating into MPFSLDSADCYAALQAHNSDCDGLFFVGVATTGIYCRPICRARLPQPDRCTFFTSAAQAEKEGYRPCLRCRPELAPDNLRITKNKTRLAAERIRMKLWLHNDTETLANTLGIQAKQLQQIITDEYHVSAMELATTQRLLFAKQLLTDTNLSLDVIASVCGFTDGQQLQDRFATRYRLTPAALRKRRATKQEDTILLRLGYRPPLAWNTLMRFLCSRSNPHLSQIQNGNYLQTIHLDGHTGWIVAKQDTKHHQIHIQVALSLLPCLAKLKIRLRRLFDLDANPAIIDAHLSQDKLLKPFIVNHPGLRIPGTLDIFELGLRTILGQQITVKAATTIFGRFVEAFGKAIETPFLGLDRISPSAVVVADTPLQTLIDIGLTGRRAQTVQCFAQAIATGALQTKLIDREKIIEQLLALPGIGPWTAQYIAIRALGDSNAFPASDLGLLRGLQTEKPAELLQRTEKWQPWRAYAAIHLWHQCSGG; encoded by the coding sequence ATGCCTTTCTCTTTAGATTCAGCCGATTGCTATGCTGCCTTACAGGCGCATAATTCTGATTGCGACGGTTTATTTTTTGTAGGTGTGGCAACTACGGGTATCTATTGTCGTCCAATTTGCCGGGCACGCTTACCACAGCCTGATCGCTGCACATTTTTTACCAGTGCTGCACAGGCAGAAAAAGAAGGCTATCGACCTTGTTTACGGTGTCGCCCTGAGTTAGCACCTGATAATCTCAGAATAACCAAGAACAAAACTCGACTAGCAGCAGAACGTATTCGGATGAAATTGTGGTTACATAATGATACTGAAACATTAGCAAATACACTTGGCATACAAGCCAAGCAGCTTCAGCAAATTATTACAGATGAATACCATGTTAGCGCTATGGAACTAGCTACTACGCAGCGCTTGCTATTTGCCAAACAATTGCTTACTGATACCAATTTGTCGCTAGATGTAATTGCATCTGTTTGTGGCTTTACTGATGGGCAACAATTGCAAGATCGCTTCGCTACGCGTTACCGATTGACACCAGCAGCACTGCGCAAGCGACGAGCAACCAAACAAGAAGACACTATATTGCTGCGGCTGGGTTATCGTCCACCATTGGCATGGAATACTTTAATGCGCTTTCTATGCAGTCGCAGTAATCCGCATTTGAGTCAGATACAAAATGGCAATTACTTGCAAACCATCCATTTGGATGGACACACAGGCTGGATTGTTGCTAAGCAGGATACCAAGCATCATCAGATACATATCCAGGTTGCCCTTTCTTTGTTACCTTGTTTGGCTAAGCTAAAAATTCGACTGCGGCGTTTATTTGATCTCGACGCCAATCCTGCCATTATTGATGCACATTTAAGTCAAGACAAACTATTAAAACCCTTTATTGTCAATCACCCAGGATTGCGCATTCCCGGCACGCTTGATATTTTTGAATTAGGATTACGCACAATCCTGGGGCAACAAATCACAGTTAAAGCAGCTACCACTATATTTGGCCGCTTTGTGGAGGCCTTTGGCAAAGCTATTGAGACTCCTTTCTTAGGTTTGGATCGAATTAGCCCTTCGGCAGTTGTTGTAGCTGATACTCCTCTGCAAACACTGATTGATATTGGCTTGACTGGGCGGCGAGCACAAACTGTGCAGTGTTTTGCGCAAGCGATCGCAACAGGCGCGTTACAAACAAAATTGATTGACCGCGAAAAAATAATTGAGCAGCTATTGGCACTACCTGGCATCGGCCCCTGGACAGCACAATATATTGCAATACGCGCATTAGGAGATTCCAATGCTTTTCCAGCATCAGATCTCGGGCTATTGCGCGGATTACAGACAGAAAAACCTGCTGAATTATTACAACGTACAGAAAAATGGCAGCCTTGGCGTGCATATGCAGCCATTCATTTATGGCATCAATGTTCCGGAGGATAA
- a CDS encoding methylated-DNA--protein-cysteine methyltransferase, with protein MNYYTMIDSPIDPLLLTSDGKFLTGLYMEKEAKKLLAEIKKANWVQDQEAVPFKETIAQLNAYFAGELHEFDLPLKASGTPFQEAVWHALATVPYGETVSYKEIAERVHLPKASRAVGMANGRNPISIIIPCHRVIGANGKLTGYGGGLERKEWLLEHEHEDKQATLLVD; from the coding sequence ATGAATTATTACACAATGATAGATAGCCCTATTGATCCATTATTGCTTACCAGTGATGGTAAATTCCTTACCGGGTTATATATGGAAAAAGAGGCAAAAAAATTGCTGGCTGAGATAAAAAAGGCAAATTGGGTACAAGATCAAGAAGCTGTACCATTCAAGGAAACCATCGCCCAATTAAACGCTTATTTTGCTGGAGAATTACACGAGTTTGATTTGCCGCTAAAAGCAAGTGGCACGCCTTTTCAGGAAGCCGTCTGGCATGCTTTAGCCACCGTTCCCTACGGGGAAACAGTCAGTTATAAGGAAATTGCCGAACGTGTTCATTTGCCCAAAGCTTCGCGAGCAGTAGGCATGGCCAATGGTCGCAACCCTATTTCAATTATTATTCCTTGTCATCGTGTCATTGGAGCCAATGGCAAATTAACAGGTTACGGCGGAGGGCTAGAACGTAAGGAATGGCTGCTCGAACACGAGCATGAGGATAAGCAAGCTACCCTTTTAGTTGATTAA
- a CDS encoding Ribosomal RNA small subunit methyltransferase A yields the protein MRHVPRKRFGQHFLIDPTIIHKIVALIRPVDSDCMVEIGPGLGALTQPLLEKLPTLQVIEIDRDIVSYLSKYYAEKLIIHAADVLKFDFAVLGNDLRIVGNLPYNISTPLLFHLAKFCHLITDMYFMLQLEVVERMVAQPATADYGRLSVMLQNRFIMEQLLVIPAEAFDPPPRVQSAIVYMRPRAAPIVPPEQEQLFNELVLAAFSQRRKMLRNTLRQYLTAADFDQLRIDPELRAENLSLEQYAVMTQHIHTLNQLKG from the coding sequence ATGCGGCATGTTCCCCGCAAACGCTTTGGTCAACATTTTCTAATTGATCCAACCATCATCCATAAAATCGTAGCGCTAATTCGACCAGTTGACAGTGATTGCATGGTTGAGATCGGTCCAGGGTTAGGTGCACTGACTCAACCGTTGCTGGAAAAATTACCTACGCTACAAGTCATTGAGATCGATCGGGATATTGTCAGTTATTTATCCAAATATTATGCAGAAAAATTAATCATTCATGCTGCGGATGTTTTGAAGTTTGATTTTGCAGTATTGGGTAATGATCTGAGAATCGTTGGCAATCTGCCTTATAATATCTCCACACCGTTGTTATTTCACTTAGCAAAATTTTGCCATCTGATCACGGATATGTATTTTATGCTGCAGCTTGAGGTAGTGGAACGCATGGTTGCTCAGCCTGCTACAGCAGATTACGGACGATTATCTGTCATGCTGCAGAATCGGTTTATTATGGAGCAGTTGCTGGTGATACCGGCAGAAGCGTTTGATCCGCCGCCACGCGTTCAATCCGCGATTGTTTATATGCGTCCGCGCGCAGCACCCATTGTTCCACCGGAGCAAGAACAGCTGTTTAACGAGTTGGTGCTGGCAGCGTTTTCTCAGCGTCGTAAAATGTTGCGCAATACGTTACGTCAATATTTAACCGCGGCAGATTTTGATCAGTTGAGAATTGATCCTGAATTACGTGCGGAAAATTTGTCTTTGGAACAATATGCTGTCATGACTCAGCATATTCATACGCTTAATCAACTAAAAGGGTAG
- a CDS encoding 4-hydroxythreonine-4-phosphate dehydrogenase, which produces MIPKLVITAGEPAGIGPDLCVQIAQQNLPCQLTVIADHHVLSQRAEKLGLPLRLTTVNGNEAAFHRAGQLSVMHIPVAKPVVAGQLDSENAHYVLHTLQQAIEACSTHQADAMVTAPVHKGIINEAGIPFTGHTEYLSALTNSPAVMMLAGGDMRVTLATTHLPLKDVPAAITAERIEKKLRIIYHDLVTRFLIENPCIAVAGLNPHAGESGHLGREEIDVIMPALEKLRQTGMHLLGPLPADTLFNPAKLKEYDCIFVMYHDQGLPTLKHASFGQGVNITLGLPIIRTSVDHGTALELAGTGQADAGSMLTAIEAALMLVKNTYNNPSAIN; this is translated from the coding sequence ATGATTCCTAAATTAGTCATCACAGCAGGTGAACCAGCTGGTATTGGTCCAGATCTGTGCGTGCAGATTGCCCAGCAAAATTTACCTTGTCAGCTCACTGTTATCGCTGACCACCATGTATTGAGCCAACGTGCAGAAAAACTGGGATTACCATTACGTCTGACAACTGTGAATGGAAATGAAGCAGCATTTCATCGAGCTGGTCAGTTATCTGTCATGCATATACCAGTAGCAAAACCGGTTGTGGCGGGACAATTGGATAGTGAAAATGCCCACTATGTATTACATACGCTGCAGCAAGCGATTGAGGCGTGTAGCACCCATCAGGCAGATGCCATGGTCACTGCTCCTGTGCATAAAGGCATCATTAACGAAGCAGGCATTCCTTTTACTGGCCACACCGAGTACTTGTCCGCGCTGACAAATAGCCCAGCGGTGATGATGCTAGCGGGAGGGGACATGCGCGTTACTTTGGCGACAACACATTTGCCGCTGAAAGATGTGCCGGCAGCGATTACTGCAGAGCGCATAGAAAAAAAATTGCGTATTATTTACCATGATCTGGTGACACGGTTTTTAATTGAAAACCCGTGCATTGCTGTGGCAGGGTTGAATCCTCATGCAGGGGAATCAGGCCATCTTGGCCGAGAAGAAATTGACGTTATCATGCCCGCACTAGAAAAACTGCGACAAACCGGTATGCATTTGCTGGGCCCATTACCTGCCGATACCTTGTTTAATCCAGCCAAGCTCAAGGAATACGACTGTATTTTCGTGATGTACCATGATCAGGGATTGCCGACCCTCAAACACGCCAGTTTTGGTCAGGGAGTCAACATTACGTTGGGATTGCCGATTATTCGTACATCTGTGGATCATGGTACGGCGCTAGAACTGGCCGGCACTGGACAAGCCGATGCGGGCAGTATGCTAACGGCAATAGAAGCTGCATTGATGCTTGTTAAAAATACGTACAACAATCCATCAGCTATAAATTAA
- a CDS encoding chaperone SurA yields the protein MKFRTIVQGGLLLALLTSNVSAQDFHAAENEIRLIDQVVAVVNEEVITQQDINEALQNTIHQLQQQDTQLPRQDVLEKQLLEHLITKRIQLQRAKEVGLTVSDDDLEQTLRRIAKDNQLSMNEFRQVLAREGTNINAFREEIREEILMTRLRDQAINERVNVTESEIDNFLEDQANSPVANEEYRIAHILLHTSEQMDEAQIAVRHERAEAAHEKLLQGASFAQITAEYSDAPDAMQGGELGWRSLGQMGSPFAELLSQMQPGDITPVVQSPIGFHILQLQERRQQENPVTIIEQTHAQHILVKVSEITSEEDAYQLITQVLGRIHNGADFMEMAKTHSEDASASAGGDLNWISPGDTVPEFEQAMNALLPGQVSQPVRTPFGWHIIKVIERRSQDVSELKQRETARRAIHARKADAVTQEWLQQLRDQAYVEYKLASD from the coding sequence ATGAAGTTTAGAACAATCGTCCAAGGTGGATTATTGCTTGCCTTGCTGACATCCAATGTATCTGCTCAGGATTTTCATGCTGCTGAAAACGAAATCAGACTGATTGATCAAGTTGTAGCGGTGGTTAATGAGGAGGTAATTACCCAGCAGGATATTAATGAAGCGTTGCAAAATACAATTCATCAACTGCAACAGCAAGATACGCAATTGCCTCGCCAGGATGTTTTGGAAAAACAGTTGCTGGAACATTTGATTACCAAACGTATTCAGCTACAACGTGCCAAAGAAGTTGGATTGACTGTCAGTGACGATGATTTGGAACAAACCTTGCGCCGCATTGCAAAGGATAATCAGCTTTCCATGAATGAGTTTCGCCAAGTACTGGCACGAGAAGGAACGAACATCAATGCTTTCCGAGAAGAAATTCGAGAGGAAATTTTGATGACCCGGTTGAGAGATCAAGCGATCAACGAGCGAGTCAACGTCACTGAAAGCGAAATTGATAATTTTCTAGAAGATCAGGCAAATTCTCCCGTTGCAAATGAAGAATATCGCATTGCGCATATTTTACTGCACACCTCAGAGCAAATGGATGAAGCACAAATTGCAGTGCGCCATGAACGTGCTGAGGCAGCCCATGAAAAATTGTTGCAGGGCGCAAGTTTTGCGCAAATAACCGCTGAATATTCCGATGCACCGGATGCGATGCAAGGAGGAGAACTTGGCTGGCGCTCACTTGGGCAAATGGGTTCTCCTTTCGCTGAACTGTTATCACAAATGCAACCAGGAGACATTACTCCGGTTGTGCAAAGTCCAATTGGATTTCACATTTTGCAATTACAAGAGCGGCGTCAGCAAGAAAATCCAGTTACCATCATTGAACAAACCCACGCGCAGCATATTTTAGTTAAAGTAAGTGAAATAACTTCTGAGGAAGATGCTTATCAACTCATCACACAGGTTTTGGGGCGTATCCATAATGGAGCTGATTTTATGGAGATGGCCAAAACACATTCTGAAGATGCCAGCGCATCTGCTGGTGGAGATTTGAACTGGATTTCCCCGGGAGACACCGTGCCAGAATTTGAACAGGCTATGAATGCTCTATTGCCTGGACAAGTCAGCCAACCTGTTCGCACTCCTTTTGGCTGGCATATTATTAAAGTGATTGAACGTCGTTCACAAGATGTTAGTGAATTGAAACAGCGAGAAACTGCTCGACGAGCTATTCATGCGCGCAAGGCAGATGCAGTTACACAGGAATGGTTACAGCAGCTCAGGGATCAAGCTTATGTAGAATATAAACTAGCAAGCGACTAG
- a CDS encoding LPS-assembly protein LptD has product MQPLAFAEQVDDSSDLPLPVHIEADRIDGYYQQEIEATGNVHMRRGDKTLSADRAKYYQNSEDVEVEGCVLLERPDDTLRGTFLQMNLQTDIGELRAPFYTLKDSSGRGSGDLLLLEGKDHYRIKKARYTTCPEDNHDWYILTDDLEIDNEKKVGTARHATIRFKDVPILYLPWMNFSFSQERKTGFLSPIAGNTSRSGVEIALPFYWNIAPNYDATITPRVMSRRGVMLDNEFRYIGQGLGGRVLFDLLPDDLVTHSTRYGLQLDHSQFLGAGWYGSLNYNRVSDDNYFRDLGNNILFTSQTNLLQQASASYFSKLGHNGMVTFSALMQQFQTIQDSRAPIVSPFKILPRFTANAIKSDVYGMDFEFASSFTHFSHPTLPHGLRFTAFPSVTLPLENSFGFIRPRMGLHYTRYDLNKPVAPNAGDRHLNRTVPIFSLDSGIILERDTKLGGRNYIQTLEPRIFYTYIPYRDQQLLPNFDSAEMDFSYAQLFLERRFSGEDRISDANEVTLAVSSRLINSANGSERLRFSAGQRIRFDERRVVLTSPQVTRAGSDFIAELSGSLTDHIKTDAGVQLNQNRLFVEKVRTGISYNPAPGKIVNAGYRFTRDVLEQIDLSTQWPIAKRWQGFAAMNYSLRDEKLLAGLLGLEYNACCWSLRLVASRFMTATSRSSTNIFIQLELNDLLRIGNNPLKVLQQSIPGYTRINLQ; this is encoded by the coding sequence ATGCAACCACTTGCGTTTGCTGAGCAAGTGGACGATTCCAGTGATCTTCCTTTGCCTGTTCATATTGAAGCAGATCGAATTGATGGGTATTACCAACAAGAGATCGAAGCAACTGGTAATGTGCATATGCGTCGGGGGGATAAAACATTATCAGCTGATCGCGCTAAATATTATCAAAATAGTGAGGATGTAGAGGTAGAAGGTTGTGTCTTGCTCGAACGCCCTGACGATACCCTGCGAGGCACTTTTTTACAAATGAATTTACAAACCGATATCGGAGAATTGCGGGCACCTTTTTATACGCTCAAAGACAGTAGTGGACGAGGCAGTGGTGATCTGCTGTTGTTGGAGGGTAAGGATCATTATCGAATAAAAAAAGCGCGCTATACCACTTGTCCAGAAGATAATCATGATTGGTACATTTTGACAGATGATTTGGAAATAGATAATGAGAAAAAAGTAGGAACGGCGCGGCATGCTACGATTCGTTTCAAGGATGTGCCGATTTTGTATCTGCCATGGATGAATTTTTCTTTCAGTCAGGAGCGCAAAACTGGTTTCCTGTCTCCAATTGCAGGGAATACCAGTAGAAGCGGCGTAGAGATTGCTCTCCCTTTTTATTGGAACATTGCCCCAAATTATGATGCCACGATTACTCCACGCGTGATGAGCAGGCGTGGAGTGATGCTGGATAACGAGTTTCGCTATATTGGGCAAGGGCTCGGGGGGCGTGTGCTGTTTGATCTGCTGCCTGATGATCTGGTGACGCATTCCACACGCTATGGTTTGCAGTTGGACCATTCTCAGTTTTTAGGAGCAGGTTGGTACGGATCGCTTAACTATAATCGGGTCTCCGATGATAATTACTTCCGCGATTTGGGTAACAATATTTTGTTTACTTCCCAAACCAACTTGCTGCAACAAGCATCGGCCAGTTACTTCAGCAAGCTAGGGCACAATGGTATGGTGACCTTTAGCGCACTTATGCAGCAATTTCAGACTATTCAGGATTCTAGAGCACCAATTGTATCGCCATTTAAAATCTTGCCGCGGTTTACAGCAAATGCCATCAAAAGCGATGTGTATGGGATGGATTTTGAGTTTGCCAGTAGTTTTACCCATTTTTCACACCCAACCCTGCCACACGGTTTGCGTTTCACCGCGTTTCCCAGCGTGACGTTGCCATTGGAAAATTCCTTTGGTTTTATTCGGCCACGCATGGGGCTGCACTATACGAGATACGATTTGAATAAACCGGTTGCTCCAAATGCAGGTGATAGGCATTTGAATCGAACTGTTCCTATTTTTAGCCTGGATAGCGGCATCATATTAGAGCGAGATACTAAATTAGGTGGGAGAAATTATATTCAAACACTGGAACCACGTATTTTCTATACCTATATCCCTTATCGGGATCAGCAATTGTTGCCTAATTTTGATTCTGCCGAGATGGACTTTAGTTATGCTCAGTTATTTCTGGAAAGAAGATTTAGTGGTGAGGATCGTATCAGTGACGCCAATGAAGTCACGCTAGCAGTTTCTTCGCGCTTAATTAATTCTGCAAACGGGAGTGAACGTTTACGTTTTTCCGCAGGTCAAAGAATTCGTTTTGATGAACGACGAGTGGTATTGACTTCTCCCCAGGTAACAAGAGCTGGTTCCGACTTTATTGCCGAGCTTTCTGGTAGCCTAACTGATCATATCAAGACAGATGCAGGTGTGCAGCTTAATCAGAACAGATTGTTTGTCGAGAAAGTGCGCACGGGTATTAGTTATAATCCTGCGCCTGGTAAAATTGTCAATGCTGGTTATCGCTTTACTCGTGATGTTTTAGAACAAATTGACTTATCAACACAATGGCCGATTGCAAAGCGGTGGCAAGGTTTTGCAGCCATGAATTATTCCTTGCGAGATGAAAAACTATTGGCAGGGTTACTTGGGCTTGAATATAACGCCTGCTGTTGGTCGCTACGCCTGGTAGCCAGCCGTTTCATGACCGCGACATCGCGCTCTTCCACGAATATTTTCATTCAGTTGGAATTGAATGATTTATTAAGAATCGGCAATAATCCCTTGAAGGTATTACAACAAAGCATCCCTGGTTATACGAGGATAAATTTACAATGA